CAGATGAGGCCCTGCGGAAAAAAAGAATGGCCCCTCCTCAATGGGTTATCCCTGATGCTAATGAAGAATGATTAGGGGCCTTGCCTATTCCCAGGACGGCCCGAATGTGAGACGCTATTGATAGCCTTTCCATCCGTATTGAGTGTTTATGCAAACTCTACCCAATCCTATCCAAACTCAATCAACCTCGTCACCGGCGATCGCCACGAGCATCGAGAGACGGAAAACCCGACCCGTTCCCGTGGGAAATATTACCATTGGTGGCGGACATCCTGTGGTCGTCCAATCGATGATTAACGAAGATACCCTGGATATTGAAGGGTCAGTGGCAGCCATTCGCAGATTGCATGAAATCGGTTGTGAAATTGTGCGGGTCACAGTTCCGAGTCTGGCCCATGCTAAAGCCCTCAGTGAAATTAAGCAAAAACTCAAAGATACTTATCAGCCGGTTCCCCTGGTGGCTGATGTTCACCACAATGGCATGAAAATTGCCCTGGAAGTGGCCAAGCATGTGGATAAAGTGCGGATTAACCCAGGGTTATATGTATTTGAAAAACCCAAAGCCGATCGCACAGAATATACAGAGGCAGAATTTGCCGAAATCGGGGATAAAATTCGCCAAACCTTAGAACCCCTCGTAATTTCTCTACGAGACCAGGGAAAAGCCATGCGTATTGGGGTCAATCATGGGTCATTGGCAGAGCGGATGCTATTTACCTATGGGGATACCCCAGAGGGCATGGTAGAATCGGCTCTGGAATTTATCCAGATTTGTGAATCTCTGGACTTTTACAATATTGTCATTTCCCTAAAAGCTTCACGAGTTCCAGTCATGCTGGCGGCCTATCGCCTGATGGTTAAGCGCATGGATGAGCTGGGAATGAGCTATCCTTTGCACCTGGGAGTCACAGAAGCAGGAGATGGGGAGTATGGGCGGATTAAATCTACCGCAGGTATTGCCACCCTTCTAGCCGATGGTATTGGGGATACAATTCGAGTTTCCTTAACAGAATCTCCAGAAAAAGAAATTCCGGTTTGTTATAGCATTCTTCAAGCTCTGGGACTGCGTAAAACCATGGTTGAATATGTGGCCTGTCCCTCCTGTGGACGCACCCTGTTTAACCTAGAAGAAGTGCTGCATAAAGTGCGAGAAGCGACCAACCATTTAACGGGTTTGGATATTGCAGTCATGGGCTGTATCGTGAATGGGCCCGGAGAAATGGCAGATGCAGACTATGGCTATGTGGGTAGACAGCCGGGGTATATTTCTCTGTATCGCGGGAAAGAAGAAATTAAAAAGGTTCCAGAAGACCAAGGAGTGGAAGAATTAATTAATTTAATTAAGGCGGATGGCCGTTGGGTCGATCCGTAACTTGATCATAAGGGAGGGGAAGGTCGAATTGAATTCTCCGGAATTGGCTCAAGAGCGATCGCATAAGGGAACCATAAAGGAGCGATCGCGAAGCGATGCGGAGCATTATCGCTTCTCTATAGCTCGGTGTAGAGTAGCATGTGTTAGATTGGGCTAAACTCCCCCTAAAGTAATATCCCCGGTTCAGTAAGCTTATGACCAAAACCACACGCGGACTTGTTTTAGGTGCAACGGCAGTTATGCTGACCGCTGTAACCGTTGCTGGTGCAGGAATCCATTTAAGAGGCCAAGCATTTTTCCAGGATGGCCCAAAAGAATTAGTGGATGAAGTCTGGCAAATTATCAACAATCGATATGTTGATGGCACATTTAACCAGGTTGATTGGCAAGAGGTGCGTCAGGAATACCTGAGTCGCCAATATACCTCGGATCAAGAAGCCTATGCAGCCATCAGAGAAATGTTGAAGCAACTCAACGACCCCTACACCCGGTTTATGGACCCAGAAGAGTTCAACAATATGCAAATTGATACTTCTGGGGAACTGACCGGGGTAGGTATTCAGATTTCCATGGATGAGGAAACGGATCGATTGGTAGTGGTTGCTCCCATTGAAGATTCTCCCGCGTTTGAAGCGGGAATTCAGGCCAGGGATTTTATCGTCAAAATTGATGGCGAAGATACCGCAGGCATGGATGTTAATGATGCGGTAAAACTGATCCGGGGGCCGGTGGATTCTGAAGTGGTGTTAACCATTTTGCGCGGTCAAGAGGAAATTGATTTTCCGATTAAGCGCCAACGCATTGAAATCCATCCCGTGCGCTATAGCTATCGTCAGGAAGGGCCTGGGAATAATATAGGCTATATTCGACTGACCCAGTTTAGCGCTCCGGCGGCTGAGGAGATGCGCGACGCAATTGAGGATTTAGAATCTGAGGGCGTATCGGGTTATATTTTAGATTTACGCTCAAATCCTGGAGGATTGCTCTATTCGAGTGTGGCGATCGCCCGCATGTGGCTACCGGGCCGGGAGGCGATCGTTTCTACGGTTAACCGACAGGGAGAAACGGAACGGCAACGGGCGAATAATCGACCGTTAACAGATCTCCCCTTAGTCGTTTTAGTCGATGGCGGATCGGCCAGTGCCAGTGAAATCCTTTCTGGAGCTTTACAGGATAATGAACGAGCGGTAATTGTGGGAACAAAAACCTTTGGTAAAGGATTAGTTCAGTCGGTGCAACCTCTAGCCCATGGATCGGGGTTAGCAGTGACGATTGCTAAATATCTCACCCCCAATGGTCGCGATATTAATAAGTTGGGCATTGAACCCGATATCCTTGTAGAACTCACGGAAGAACAAAAAGAATACTTGGTTAAACATCGGGATCAAATTGGGACGAAGACCGATCCCCAATATGCCGAAGCCCTGAAGATTCTTACTCAAGAAATCGCCAAACAGTAACGTCTAGCTCGGATCTCTAGGGCTTATAAAGAACATGCCGAAAAATACCCATGATATGAAGTCCGATTAAACCACTATGATGACCCCTCATCGTAGGGTGGGCAGGGGAAAGCCACAATATCATTCAAAGTATACACGCAGACCCTGCCCACCTGAGTCCTTTTTGAGAGTCAGACCTGTAAACTGACTCTCCTCTCCCCAGCCTGTTAGACTCACTTACTCTCTGAACAAAACAGTCATGCTTGATGACCTGCTCGATCCGAAACAAGCGAGAAAAACCCTTAAAAAAGGCTTCTCAACTGTTCAAAAATTAGCCACCAACAGTTTGACCGATAAAGAAATTGCTGACTTGATCTATAAAGCAAAAAAAAATGGATTAAGCGATTCAGAAGTTGCCAGCTTACTCGAACAAGGTACAAAAGGATATAAAATTATCCAAGAAAACTTTATTAGCAAGAAGAAGAAAAAAAAGAAAAAAGATTATTTCTAGAACCAATTATCGTTGAATAATATTAAAAAAGCAAAAAAAAGGTTAGCTGATTTTTTTCAGCTAACCCTCATTTTAGTTCATGAATCTCTTAATCTCGGCCAAAAATAGCAATCAGGAGACGCAAGATAAACACAAACAAGTTAATGTAGGTGAGGTACATCGACAAAGCAGCCGATAGGTATTGCTCATCCTGATAGGTACGGGGCAGAATAAAGAAATCGACTACAGCAACGCCACAGAAGAGGAAAACCCCAAAACCAGAAATGGCAATTTCTAACCAGTTGGGAGTATAAACGCCAAACAGAGCAAAGATAAATTGGGCTAAGATAACCACGACAAAGGCAACTAAGGCCATTTGAATCGTTTGCGTTAAGGCCAAACCATCTTGCTCAGATAGATTTGATCCAATTTGACGGGCGAGAACAAAAGCGACTCCACAACCGAGAGCGGCAAAGGCAATGCCTTGGATACCGACTCCTTCAGTCCCTAGGGCAACGTAAACTAAGCCACTGAGGGTATAACCGGAGAGGAGGCTATAGGTTGCCAGTAAGGGCAAAGCCGTGCTGTTATTCGCTTTTTCAGCGACTCCTCTAGCAATGAAGAAAAGCACTAACTCAGCAATCATGGCCACAATAAAGGTGGGCATGAAGATACCAGGGTTCGTGTTGATTACAGTTAAACCGCCATAGGTTCCTAGGGCAGTTAAAACCAGGCCTCCACCGACATAGGGAAGGGCATTAGGAATTACATTGGGGCCGACAATCAGTTGCCCCTTTGCTTCGCGAATGTCATTGAGAAAGTTAGAACTGTTACTCATGGGTATTCAGGTTAAACGTCTATCACAAAGCCTTATCTTATATTGTGGCGCAAAGCTCTGTAGAGTTTCAGCAAATTGCCCAAGTTTCTTTTTTAAGGTTCCAAAAGGCAAGGGCGAAAAGGTTATGATAACTAGGTTTGAGGATTTAAGGTAAAGTTCTAACGGCGTTGGGGGTTGCGATCGCAGCACGAAGTGGTTTAAGTCTGAAAGGGGCGATCGCCGGTGCTATGATTCTGATGGGTGTATTTTGGGTGAATCAGAGCCAAACCAAGGTAAACTGAAGAATCTCGATCGCCTGAAATTTGCGTCCTGAACGTCTGGTTATATGTCTACATTCCTCTTAGAAGTTGGTACAGAAGAACTCCCTGCGGATTTTATCGCCAGTGCTATC
This genomic interval from Roseofilum capinflatum BLCC-M114 contains the following:
- the ctpC gene encoding carboxyl-terminal processing protease CtpC translates to MTKTTRGLVLGATAVMLTAVTVAGAGIHLRGQAFFQDGPKELVDEVWQIINNRYVDGTFNQVDWQEVRQEYLSRQYTSDQEAYAAIREMLKQLNDPYTRFMDPEEFNNMQIDTSGELTGVGIQISMDEETDRLVVVAPIEDSPAFEAGIQARDFIVKIDGEDTAGMDVNDAVKLIRGPVDSEVVLTILRGQEEIDFPIKRQRIEIHPVRYSYRQEGPGNNIGYIRLTQFSAPAAEEMRDAIEDLESEGVSGYILDLRSNPGGLLYSSVAIARMWLPGREAIVSTVNRQGETERQRANNRPLTDLPLVVLVDGGSASASEILSGALQDNERAVIVGTKTFGKGLVQSVQPLAHGSGLAVTIAKYLTPNGRDINKLGIEPDILVELTEEQKEYLVKHRDQIGTKTDPQYAEALKILTQEIAKQ
- a CDS encoding Bax inhibitor-1/YccA family protein, yielding MSNSSNFLNDIREAKGQLIVGPNVIPNALPYVGGGLVLTALGTYGGLTVINTNPGIFMPTFIVAMIAELVLFFIARGVAEKANNSTALPLLATYSLLSGYTLSGLVYVALGTEGVGIQGIAFAALGCGVAFVLARQIGSNLSEQDGLALTQTIQMALVAFVVVILAQFIFALFGVYTPNWLEIAISGFGVFLFCGVAVVDFFILPRTYQDEQYLSAALSMYLTYINLFVFILRLLIAIFGRD
- the ispG gene encoding (E)-4-hydroxy-3-methylbut-2-enyl-diphosphate synthase → MQTLPNPIQTQSTSSPAIATSIERRKTRPVPVGNITIGGGHPVVVQSMINEDTLDIEGSVAAIRRLHEIGCEIVRVTVPSLAHAKALSEIKQKLKDTYQPVPLVADVHHNGMKIALEVAKHVDKVRINPGLYVFEKPKADRTEYTEAEFAEIGDKIRQTLEPLVISLRDQGKAMRIGVNHGSLAERMLFTYGDTPEGMVESALEFIQICESLDFYNIVISLKASRVPVMLAAYRLMVKRMDELGMSYPLHLGVTEAGDGEYGRIKSTAGIATLLADGIGDTIRVSLTESPEKEIPVCYSILQALGLRKTMVEYVACPSCGRTLFNLEEVLHKVREATNHLTGLDIAVMGCIVNGPGEMADADYGYVGRQPGYISLYRGKEEIKKVPEDQGVEELINLIKADGRWVDP